The genomic segment ctgacatatattttcctagtttaagaattaaatttagtaagccgggcgcggtggctcacgcctgtaatcctagcactctgggaggctgaggcgggcggattgctcgaggtcaggagttcaaaaccagcctgagcaagagcaagaccccgtctctactataaatagaaagaaattaattggccaactaatatatatagaaaattagccaggcatggtggcacatgcctgtagtcccagctactcaggaggctgaggcagaaggattacttgagcccaggagtttgaggttgctgtgagctaggctgacaccacggcactcactctggcctggtcaacaagcgagactctgtctcaaaaaaaataataataataattaaatttagtgattaatgtacgtgttctgcccagaacGTTTAAAAGCAATGTGCTCCAGACAaagtccttgtgataaacaaggctgttgcctagaagCATAACAAAgaacctgagctgcaagtaagcaagagctgcccagccccacggcaaTGGGGGTCttgaggccacacgataaacacattgttcctctGATTGCTGCTTGACCCCCATAaaatggctggttagtcaatgacgggtaaaacccctcaagggaggggcgacctaagccatgcatAGCCACTGGGGGTCAGcctaagatcttagggggtcactctaagagaagctggggatgagaaatgccccctgtggcttgccttgcccatccttgctaacctcagtccgtgatctatgcctagtgcctagagcaaccacctggaaattctgagtcgggatatctgcttccctaaggctaatcattctggaatttatggccattgctgaaatgcctgggtggttacgtacaaggaactaactttaactttttagagtataaaaataaaactgacctggtgTATTACTACTCAAGTCAACCTTCTGTATGTGTGTCCACGtttttttgtgttctgtgtttttgttctgtgttcatccgccgtcctgtaaacgggccacaaCAGCCTACTTACATCAGGACCCCTCAACCTCATTTGAGAGGGGCAGTTCCAACATTTCTGGGATACCAAGTAGAAACACGCAAATTGCTTATGTCATACTGGTCCTGGGAGGCTAAAGGACAACCTTGAGCTATGGCTGTGAATggttttgtttgagacaaggtcttactctgttgcccagggtaaagtgcagtggcatgatcatagctcactgtagcttcgaactcctggactcaagtgatcctctcacctcggcctctcacagtgctaggattacaggcattagccatcACACCAGGCCTGCTGTGAATGTTTATGATCATCCACACATCAAATCCTTTTGAGCATGCACCCCCAACATGTGTGTATTTGCTTATATGTCATATGCACGTACTAATTTGAACTTTATagaacacacagaaaaacaaacttttataatacattaaaagttttaaatgtaaataaatttattcattaaaactattacaattattaatttgaaaaattagaaatccagtagcttttttgtttttgtttttgtttttttttgagagtctcattctgttgcccaggctagagtgctgtggtgtcagcctagctcacagcaacctcaaactcctggactcaatcaatccttctgtctcagcctcctgagtagctgggactacaagcatgtgccaccatacccagctaactttttctatatatttttagttggccaattaatttctttgtatttttagtagagacggggtctcgctcttgctcaggctggtttcgaactcctgaccttgagcgttccacccgcctcagcctcccagagtgctagattacaggcgtgaaccaccggcACCCGgcctagttttttgtttttttttttaagacagagtttctctctgtcaccctggctagaatgcagtagtgtcattatagctcactgcaacctccaactcctggggtcaagtgatcatcccacttcagcgtcctgagtagctgggactacaggagcgcgccaggatgcccagctaatttttctacttttagtagagacggggtctcactcttgctcaggctggtcttgaactcctgagctcaaccgatcctcctgcctcagcctcccaaagggatGGGACTACAAGCTTGAGCCCCATGTTGCCTGGCCTacaggttgttgttttttttcacaCCACAATGATGTGTCTTGTGCACCACCCGGGGACAAGTACCTCCGACTTTGTGGACCATTGGCCTCCATCACAGTCGTCACAAGAGGTTCTCTCCAACTGCCCCAGCAACCTTTAGGAACACAAATCCCTTTAACTCTGCCCTTGTTTACTGTCTTCCAACTTTCCTTTCTACAGTCTcccaccaccttttttttttacatccttCTGCCTTCTGTTTCCATTCCTTTACCGTGAAGCCAAATAATTCTGGAAGATCAACAAGTTCACTAAATGTTCCACAGTTTGGAAATATGCTCTCGGCCAATGCCTGATGGAAAGGGGGAACCCGGCACGGAGCCTGGGGTCCAGGTCCACTGGACTCGGCTCTCGGGCCTCAGGGCTGGGCACCCTGAGCTGTAGCGTGGCCATAACTCTAACCCCGCGCTCCGACCTGCAGCAGCAGCCCACGGGCGTCCCAGCCCTAACAGCTAACTCTGTGTACCACCGCCCCAGAGGTCACAGCGTAATTGGGAATGGTTAGGGTCCCTTCCCGGAGCGGGTCGCCCCGTCGACAATGACATATGGCTCACATCCGCAGCTCAGGAGTGGAACAAGGAGCACCTAGCGCTGACCAGCTGCGACACAAGAAGCAGCCCGGCCCGCGCGCCCGAGCCAGCTCGTCGCTCCCAGAACGTCACATCCGGTCGGAACCCAGCACCGCCGCCAGAGGTGAAGAGGCCGCCGTGGGAGGGCGGGGTCCTGAGGcgcgaggcggggcggggcggggttcGATTGGGCCGGGCGGTCTGAGGCTttggcgggcagggcagggcccccgCTGGCAGAGCTGGCTGGCGTTTGCAGGCCGGGCAGGCGCTGGCACCCAGCTCAGGGGCCGCGGTGGTAGGTGGGAGTCTCTGGCCGGTAAGGGACGCGCAGGAGGCAGTTTCTGGCCCCAGCCCCGCTCCGTGATCGCCCACTCAGGCGCCCGGGCTTGGTGGGCCCGGCAGGGAAGGGCTGCCACCGGCGTGCGTTCTCGAGGCCTGGTGTGGCCGCGGGACCCAAGAGTGGCGGAAGGGCCCACCCTCCGCCAACCCTGAGACCGCCTGAGCGGGTCGCCTGCCTGCTGCCTGTGTGGCGGCGGCGCGCCCTTCCTTCTCTCACTCCCGGTTCGGCCCGAGCTCGGCTTGTGACCCCTCCGTCAACTTCCAGACTCCCAGGTAGGGAGGTGCCCCAAACACTCGGCCTGTGTGGAAAAAGCATCTGGGCAGGGATTCCCTTCCCTGCCTTGGGTGCATCTGCTCAAACTCTTCTGACCCCTCAAGCAAAAATGGTGTGGTATCTGGACTAAACCCTTATTGCAGGGACTCTAAGCCACCAACCCTACTGAAAAGATGGGCATGAGGTAGTGGCCCTTAACCTTTCCCTGCTGACTGGTTCACACTACCCCAGTGGCTTCAGTGCTGGTTCTTCATCTTTCCCCCTCCACTTTGCCTCTCCTACTCCACTCTGGTTTTCCTGCCTCCGTCTTCAGTCATAAGACACTTGGCTGGGCCAAGGCCTGCAGGGTAAGTGACCCAAGCTCCAAGCCAGCAGAGGCCATGTTgtcctggggtggggctggggaagacTTTCCCAGGGATGGGCTTTTTGCTTACCTTGCTCGCTGCTCCCCACTTCCCCATCTCCCCAGTCTCAGATGAGGGGAGGCCAGGGTTAAATAGGCTCTAAAGAGGCAGGAGCCTCTTCCAGGACTGGGACTACAGGGTGTGAGGCAACTACCAGTAGTGATGTAAAACTGCTGTGTCCACATCCTGGTTGCCCTTCTAGCAGATGATGTGATACTAGGATAGTGGCTGCCAAAATTGAGAAATGGGGGGAAGCAAACCTCCTCCTCCTTTCATCCTGAGGCACCACAATCCCCTAGAAACATTCATCATCCTACTGGAAGTTTGGGGCTCTGGTAGGGACACATGTGGGCATGGAGAAGAGCCTCTAGACTCTAAGCAGAGGCTCTCAGATGTGATGCAGCAGCTCTAGGAGCTCAAATTCTGAGACTTCCAGAGAAGGGGGAGCTCTGGCAGGAGGAGAAGCCCCCAGTGGACATGTGGCTCTATTTGACTCACTCCTGCTGCCCCTTTTGGCAACTTCCCTGGGGAGGGGGTGCCTGCTTCCCACTAGGACCTCCGTCTCACCACTATAGGACAGGTAGGGCTCCGTTTCACCACTATAGTCCAAGTAGCCATAACAGCACTGTTCCCAACTCTGTGTTGGTGGCAGACATCAGCCCCTGGGGCCTTGGGACTAGTGATCACGCACTGCCCACACCACTTTGCCAGCAACTTTGTGCCTGGCAAATGACACTCAACCCCCTAACTTACCTTCTGAAGGCCTCCCAGATCTGGCCCAAGTCAAAGTTAACCATCAGCACAATTTGTTCTTATCCATCTGGTGTCCTGGTCATCCCTGGGAAGCCTCTGGAAGATTTCATCCCCACTGTGGTATTGCCCAATACTCTACCTGCTCCTGCCTTACTGTAGCTGCATCTCGATGCCAGTGGGGAATAGGCTAGTGGTGACAAGACTGGGGATGGCTCTCCTGAATCCCTAGGTATCAGGACATTTCTGTGAGGTGGGCAAgcccaggaaaatcagcaagtatCAGCAGGCTGAATGGGAACTTCTATCTTTAGGTGGCCCCTCTGGACGAGGGATAGGAAGCTTGAGGTGGCTGTGCTAGGggagaagacaaaaatggcaCTCAAGGGTCAGCACTAGGCATTGCCTCTCCATTCCCAAGCTTGGGGCAAGGGGACTTGCTAAGTCTTTTAGCAGTGGGCTTCCAGATCTCCATGCTCCTGGGCTCGCAACTACTTGCCCTTACCAGTGTCTCTGTGACTCCCTTATGTCCTCAGGGAGAGCTCTGCCATCAAGGAAGACAGCACAGGACAAGGACCCACCCATGGACTCTTCCCTGGACAGCCCAACAGCACCAGTGGGGGTACTCTCCTAAGTCGCAGAAAGCCTGGGCACACCATCCATCCTTTGGGAAGAGTCATGGTGTtaaggaggggcaggggctgttcCCAGCAGTGGCCTGGCCTGGGAAGGGGGGATGCTTGCACAGGCCCTCTGGGCATGCTCAGAGCTGCCCTGCTGCTCATCTGCCTGCCATGGGGGGCCCAAGGGACAGCCAGTGCTAACCTCAGCACAGCTCTGGGCCACACTGTGCCACTGACAGGAGGCCGCTACTTGAGCATTGGGGATGGCTCTGTGATGGAGTTTGAGTTTCCTGAGGAGAGTGAGGGCATCATCGTGATCTCAAGCCAGTACCCAGGCCAGGCCAATGGGACAGGGCCCGGCCCCACACTGAGGGTCACATCCCTGGACACAGAGGTGCTGACCATCAAGAATGTGAGTGCCATAAGCTGGGGCAGTGGGGGTGGCTTTGTGGTTAGCATCCACTCAGGTCTGGCTGGGCTGGCCCCACTCCACATCCAGCTCATGGACCCCCATGAGGCCCCGCCCATGCTGATTGAGGAGCGGAGAGATTTCTGCATCAAGGTATCACCTGCTGAAGACACCCGTGCCACCCTCAGCACCAACCTGGCCCACTTCTCGGAGAACCCAATACTCTACCTGCTCCTGCCTCTTATGTTTGTTAACAAGTGTTCATTTGGGTGCAAAGTGGAACTTGAGGTTTTGAAGGGGCTCGTGCAGAGCCCCCAGCCCATGCTGCTGGGCCTCCTAGGCCAGTTTCTAGTCATGCCCTTCTATGCTTTCCTGATGGCTAAGGTCTTCATGCTGCCCAAGGCCTTGGCTCTGGGCCTCATTATCACCTGCTCATCACCTGGTGGTGGGGGGAGCTACCTCTTCAGCCTCCTTCTTGGAGGGGATGTCACCCTGGCCATCTCCATGACTTTCATCTCAACAGTGGCTGCCACTGGTTTCCTGCCACTGTCTTCGGCCATCTACAGCCGCCTGCTCAGCATCCATGAAACACTCCATGTGCCCATCTCCAAGATCCTGGGGACTCTGCTGTTCATCGCCATCCCCATAGCAGCGGGCGTTGTGATCAAGTCCAAGCTCCCCAAGTTctcccagctgctgctgcaggtCATCAAGCCCTTCAGCTTTGTGCTCCTCCTGGGCGGCCTCTTCCTGGCCTACCGCATGGGGGTCTTCATCTTGGCAGGTGTCAGGCTACCCATCGTACTGGTGGGCCTCACAGTGCCCTTAGTTGGCCTCTTGGTGGGCCACTGCCTGGCCACGTGCCTGAAACTGCCAGTGGCCCAGCGGCGAACAGTAAGCATCGAAGTAGGGGTGCAAAACAGTCTGCTGGCCTTGGCCATGCTGCAGCTGTCCCTCCGCCGCCTTCAAGCTGACTATGCCTCCCAGGCCCCCTTCATTGTGGCACTGAGCGGCACCTCAGAGATGCTGGCCTTGGTCATTGGCCACTTCATCTATAGTAGCCTGTTCCCAGTTCCTTGAGGCCTCTGGGTCAAGCTTTCATCATCCTCCAGCCCTCACACTCCACCCACTGTCCCCACAGTTCTTGTGTACCAAAGGCCTTTAGTTCTCATGCACTATGCACTCAGAAAAATCCaggcttattttttttactgattttttattcTCCAGCTTTCAATGCCAAAGAGGCCATGCTGATTTAGGTAGGTGGGCACTGcccagaaaatatatttcaataaaagaagGAAGCAGCAAGTTTGGGTCCCTTCCAATCTTTGCCCTCTGGGGCCTGGGAGTAGAGGGGTAGGAAGAGTGTGGCTGGGTAGGTGTGGGCCAGGCTGGAGGAGCAGTTTGGGTGGCATGGTGACCCCTGCGAAGGCTTTCTCTATCAGCCTCCACCCCATCCATCCCCTCTCTGTAAGAGGTGGGCTTCTCTGTTCTAAAATGAGCAGTAGGAGGATAAGGACAGAAGCCTGGCTCCGCTGTCTTCTTCCAAGCTCAGTTGAATTTTTTGCAGCCAGACTggaaaggaggaggcagaagccaTCAGGCAGTGGGGCAAGCTTGACAGGGCTGGGCCACTAGCAGACACACTGGGAGACAGAATCAGGGTTTGTGTTGACCTGCTCCACCAGTGGGTTGGGAACTTAGGGCAGGCCAGGCAGTCCGCTGGGGCAAGCGTACTTTCCGGTCCTTTCTCCCATGCCCCAGCTTCCAGATGAAGTAAACCTGGTACAACTCgtttctcctccctgtcccagcAGCTTGGACGGGCCACTTCCGTGTACCGTGGCCTTGGCTGGGGATCCGTTAGCTGGGCGGTCCCTGCACGTCTGCTAGGCGGGACCCCAAAGGGACTCCTCCTCctggggcggggccgcgggcggggcggggccaggcgcgCAATCCCGCCGGCGGCGCGTGCGAGGGGGGGGAGGCGGTAGGGGTGCAAGCACGCCCTAGTGGACGCCGCCGCGGCCGCCATGCAGCTGACGGTGAAGGCGCTCCAGGGCCGCGAGTGCAGCCTGCAGGTAGGGTTCTCAGGCCCGAGCCACCGTGCACGGCTCGCTCACTCACCCGCTCCCAGCATAGGAACGAGCAGGGGCTGAGGACCGGGACGGGGCGGGCGGGCCAGCCGGAGGCCGGGAAAGCTGCCCATAGGAGGGGAAGTGAGGGCTTCGCCGCTCAGGGGCGCGGGCTCAacccccctgcctcccaccctcgCCCGGTCAGGTGCGGGAGGACGAGTTGGTGTCTACGCTGAAGCAGCTGGTCTCTGAGAAGCTGAACGTCCCTGTGCGCCAGCAGCGGCTGCTGTTCAAGGGCAAGGCCCTGGCAGGTAACCAGGGAGAGGAGAATCCCAGGGAGCCCTGCAGGAAGTCGTGGGCCGGGGTGTGCAGACCGAACTCAGGCTGCAGTGTGATGGGTTGGGGTGCTGGCTCATGGTGCCAAGTGCCACTCAATCCTAGGAGAGGTGGCTGAATCCACCACAGCCAGATGCCGCAGCGCTGTGCTCTGACTGCCCAAGGGAGGCATCGCTTCCTGGGCCACCCCCGCAGCTGTGAGTAAGGAACCCATCAGTTTCTCTTTGGCAGATGGGAAACGTCTGTCAGATTATAGCATCGGGCCCAATTCCAAGCTCAACCTAGTGGTCAAACCTCTAGAGAAGGTGTTACTGGAAGAAGGCACTGCCCGGAGACTGGCTGACTCCCCACCCCCGCATGTCTGGCAGCTGATCTCTAAAGTCTTGGCCCGCCACTTCAGTGCAGCAGATGCCAGCAGGGTCCTGGAACAACTGCAGAGGGTGAGAAGGGCAACCCTGGACATCCACTCcagtcccagctgctcccagcccctgcctctgtcACAATGTACCGCTCCCCACTGGCACCCCTGAATCTTCCTGGCCTTCTCTCCTCAGGATTATGAGAGGTCCCTGAGCCGCCTGACGCTGGATGACATCGAACGCTTGGCCAGCCGCTTTCTGCACCCGGAAGTGACTGAGGCTATGGAGAAGGGGTTCTCCAAATAGCATTCTTGGAGTATGGGGAGGAGCCCAAGGCCAGGCGGCAGCTGCATGTTGCTTTAATGTGTTCTCATGTTGCAGTTTggctcataataataataatagctggcATGTACCCAGCTCTTGCTACCTGCTAGGCACCACTCAAAGCACTTGACCTGGGTTCGCTCCTACATCCACAGAAGAGATGAGACAGCACAGCAGAGGCAGCTAGCAATGAAGTGAGGAGCCAGCATCTGAATCCAGCCAGCTTCTAGAAGTACCTCAGGGTGAGGAGGAAAAGGGGGCTGCTTAGAAGGCTGTTTGGAGGGATGGGCTTTAGCATTTCGCATTTAGCCCACCAAGAATAAACCTGCAAGTGACTCCCTCCCAAGCCTGAGAGGGGAAGCAGCTGTCACCTGACCTCTAGCAGTCTGGCATAGCCCTCAGCTAACCTCTGCAGGAGGCCAGGTGACAGCCAGCCCTGGGCCTCTTCAGCTGCTGCAGCCAGCATGCATTGGACAAATGGAAAAGCAGGTTGGAGACTGAGGAGTTGGAATGTCGCCCTAGCTCTGCGATGTAACTTCAGGCAAGTTCCTGTGCCACTTTGGTCCCCAAGCATTGACTCTATATAGTGAGGGCCACTCCTCTGACCTGAGTCAATGTCCTTCATCCTTACCCCAACCCAGGATGGGGAGTTTCTGCAGTGATTCTCCCCCTTGTGTTCAGTAAACAAACTGAAGTCAAAAGTGAAGCAATAGCCAAGCATGGCCCGGAGATGAGGTGTCCTGGCCCTTGGTGACAGAGATCTTCTCTGGGGTACCCTGTCTGCTTGTCTCCTCTTCTTGAGAGTGGGTGGCTCTCACCCATTAGGCCTAACAAGTGACTCAGAAAGGCAGTGTCTGAGCTAGAGAACTGGGCCCAGGCCTCCACACCCAGTGCTCACCCACAGCATGGAAGATGGATGCTTCTTCTGCCACCTATATACAGGGGCTTTCACTTTGTGCATCCCCTGGTTGCCTGAGAGGAAACCATGGGGTGCCAGGGAGGTGGCAAAAGCATGGGGTGGGTGGCACTGGTTCCTTCTTCACCCTGTCCTGCATGAGCACTAGAGATCATCTAAGCACCTGCTCCTCGGTGGAGGGCCCCTGGGGGACAGTAGAAGCTGGAAGAAAGCCATGTGCAGCAGGATGCCGCTCCAGCCCCTCCACCCTCACCAAGGGAGCTGCTGTCAGTGTGGTCAGAGCTGCACCTACCTTCCCTGCTGGTAGCCTTCCTGCCTGGGCCTTGGGGGGTGAACACTGGGTCCCTGGGCTAGAAAGATGGACATAGGCCCAATGGGTGAAGGCTTTGAAGAGCAGACAAAAACCCCTGGTCCTCCCCAAGAGTTAAGGATATTATTACCCAGCAGGGACTGGATTAGGAGCATGTGTGGTCTGGAAGCTCAGATGATAAACTTAccaatgttttcattatgttggatcagaaaatttattttgaaaacttacatAACACTAAAGGTGAATGTGAGACTGATTTCTGTCCAAAAGAAACTATATTAGCTAGGCCAGTTTGGGTATTTAATAATTGATTTAACAATAAAGGAAATTGCTTTAATCAGTAAAGGAAATTTATTGGCTTATGAAACCGAAAAGTACAGCAGTATCGGCAGCAGATGATGATTTCACCAGATACCCAgtttcttcctgcctccctctgcatTCTCCAGTATCTGCAGCTTCCATGGAATTCCTCATTCACTGTCAGGGAAGCACCTTCTCTCTCTGTAGTGTAGCTTCTGTCTCAGATGCCCCCAGCAAATAAACACTGTCATCTCATTGGTCAGAACTGGCTTGTGTGTACAGTCATTTTGGCTAGTGTGAGGGGGGTGGTTGTTAATTCCCCATCAGGGCTGGCTCCATGGGGGCCACTTCCCTGGACACACATGGGCTACACAATGGATGGGGACGTTCCGGGGGAGGGCTGAATGGGGTGTCCTGAATGGTGGCAGCAAACAGCAACTGTCCACTGCAGAAGAGATTCATGTGTCAGAAAGATCAGGACCACCATGGAggtaggaaaggaggaagagctGGAGGCAGCAAGCTCAGATGAGGGGAAGCATTTTCTGAGGCTTGcaccatgccaggccctgtgctgaatGTTTTCAAGGACATATAAACCTCCAACAAGAACTCAATATTCCCATTATACAGGCAAAGAGACAGGTCCTAGAGATGGTTATTAAGTCCCTTGTGCCAGCACCTCCCAGCTGGAGGGTGACAGCAGCAGGAGGCCAAGTGGTTCAGAGACTCTCCTCAGCCAGAGAGGAGAAGACAGCTCTCCTGATGGACTCAGTGTAGTTGTCAAGCTGTGGTGAGTGGCTGCCTGAGGACTGGGGATTGTCCTAAGCCCTTTCTATGCAGAGCTCTTATCTCAATTTTCAACTTTGCCCAACTGCCATCTGCTGGGAAGTGGAACATCCAGGCCTGGAACTCAGGCCTGGTCCAATTCCCAAGCCATGGTTACTATGCTGCTCTGCAGCCTTCGCTGATATTTAGGAGTTCCCTATGGACAGGAAGTCCTAGAGGCTGCAAGGACAGATGAGGTGGCTTTTGAGAGTATGTGGCatgaaaagaagggagagaactGAGCCTTGAGGGACTTTGCCAGCTAGAGATGAAGCACAGGTGGAGGGACTGGCGAAGGAGGCTGAGAAGTATCTCCCAGACACAAGACCACAGGGAGAGCCAAGAATGCACTTCCAGAAAAAGGTTGTCCAGTATTGCCAAGAAGTGAAGCAGGGGTAGGAGTTAGTGCTGGGTCATTGGCAATGTTGGGTGGGGAGGAAGCCACTGCATGGTAGGCTGAGGAGTGAGGGAAGATAAGGAGCCAGTGATAGTGACTGAGGACCTCCTCATTTCAGAAGCTTGATCGTGCAAGGGTGTGGAGAGACAGTGCTTTTTTACTGATGTCATTGGTGGTGGTAAGCCATGAAGAGCTGTGGCAGAGCAGGGAGTGGCAGGCCAGGGGAGGGAAGacaagagagggaggaaatgCTGCAGAGTTAAGAAATGGGAAGCAGTAGGGGCATCATGAAAGGAGGCT from the Microcebus murinus isolate Inina unplaced genomic scaffold, M.murinus_Inina_mat1.0 scaf003_hap2_Mmur4.0, whole genome shotgun sequence genome contains:
- the SLC10A3 gene encoding P3 protein, whose amino-acid sequence is MVLRRGRGCSQQWPGLGRGDACTGPLGMLRAALLLICLPWGAQGTASANLSTALGHTVPLTGGRYLSIGDGSVMEFEFPEESEGIIVISSQYPGQANGTGPGPTLRVTSLDTEVLTIKNVSAISWGSGGGFVVSIHSGLAGLAPLHIQLMDPHEAPPMLIEERRDFCIKVSPAEDTRATLSTNLAHFSENPILYLLLPLMFVNKCSFGCKVELEVLKGLVQSPQPMLLGLLGQFLVMPFYAFLMAKVFMLPKALALGLIITCSSPGGGGSYLFSLLLGGDVTLAISMTFISTVAATGFLPLSSAIYSRLLSIHETLHVPISKILGTLLFIAIPIAAGVVIKSKLPKFSQLLLQVIKPFSFVLLLGGLFLAYRMGVFILAGVRLPIVLVGLTVPLVGLLVGHCLATCLKLPVAQRRTVSIEVGVQNSLLALAMLQLSLRRLQADYASQAPFIVALSGTSEMLALVIGHFIYSSLFPVP
- the UBL4A gene encoding ubiquitin-like protein 4A gives rise to the protein MQLTVKALQGRECSLQVREDELVSTLKQLVSEKLNVPVRQQRLLFKGKALADGKRLSDYSIGPNSKLNLVVKPLEKVLLEEGTARRLADSPPPHVWQLISKVLARHFSAADASRVLEQLQRDYERSLSRLTLDDIERLASRFLHPEVTEAMEKGFSK